One Novipirellula galeiformis DNA segment encodes these proteins:
- a CDS encoding glucose-1-phosphate adenylyltransferase: MDLKNTIALILGGGRGTRLFPLTKIRAKPAVPLAAKYRLIDIPISNCINSGLNRVYVLTQFLSESLHRHLRQTYHFDHFSGGFVELLAAQQTVDESTDWYQGTADAVRKNLVHLEESWIEHVLILSGDQLYRMDFRDMLKTHIESGADATIAGIPVSRSDASSLGIMQVDDSGRVTGFVEKPQTEEELATVRMDPAWIDSRGVESHGRDCLASMGLYIFNKSVMVDLLNESAHEDFGKGIFPQSLKSHKVQVHLFDGYWEDIGTIRAFYEANLSLAGKAPPFELRDPAAPIYSRPRFLPPTIMGDVKIESSLIADGCRIGDNVTIQNSVIGLRTVIGDNVTIKDSVVMGADDIECDKTPLAPGVLPMGIGSGSVIEGTILDKNCRIGENVRITNQAGVDHQGEDEALQIRDGISIVIKEGQIESGFQS; the protein is encoded by the coding sequence ATGGACTTAAAAAATACGATTGCTCTGATTCTTGGTGGTGGTCGCGGAACTCGCTTGTTTCCGTTGACAAAGATTCGGGCCAAGCCCGCGGTGCCCTTGGCGGCGAAGTATCGCTTGATCGACATTCCGATCAGTAACTGTATTAACAGTGGGCTAAACCGGGTCTACGTTTTGACCCAGTTTTTGTCGGAAAGTTTGCATCGCCATTTACGCCAAACCTATCACTTTGATCATTTCAGTGGCGGGTTTGTCGAGTTGCTTGCCGCTCAGCAAACGGTCGACGAATCGACCGATTGGTACCAAGGGACCGCCGATGCGGTACGTAAAAATTTGGTTCATCTCGAAGAGAGTTGGATTGAGCATGTCTTGATTCTTTCGGGCGACCAACTGTACCGAATGGATTTTCGCGACATGTTGAAGACCCATATCGAATCGGGTGCCGACGCCACGATTGCCGGGATTCCTGTCTCGCGATCGGATGCCTCGTCGCTGGGGATCATGCAAGTGGATGACTCCGGACGCGTGACGGGATTTGTCGAAAAGCCTCAAACCGAGGAAGAGTTGGCAACCGTACGCATGGATCCCGCTTGGATTGATTCGCGTGGGGTCGAAAGCCATGGCCGCGACTGTTTGGCCAGTATGGGATTGTACATTTTCAACAAGTCCGTGATGGTCGACCTGTTGAATGAATCGGCGCACGAAGACTTCGGCAAGGGGATCTTCCCGCAGTCGTTGAAGTCGCACAAAGTCCAAGTGCATCTGTTTGATGGTTATTGGGAAGACATCGGAACGATCCGTGCCTTTTACGAAGCGAACCTCTCCTTGGCAGGCAAGGCGCCACCGTTCGAACTGCGCGATCCAGCAGCTCCGATTTATAGTCGCCCTCGCTTTTTGCCGCCCACGATCATGGGCGATGTCAAGATCGAGTCGAGCTTGATTGCCGACGGATGTCGTATCGGTGACAACGTGACGATTCAAAACAGCGTGATTGGATTGCGAACCGTGATCGGGGACAACGTCACGATCAAGGATTCGGTTGTCATGGGTGCCGACGACATCGAGTGCGATAAAACCCCGCTTGCTCCCGGCGTGTTGCCGATGGGGATTGGCAGCGGAAGTGTGATCGAAGGCACCATTCTCGACAAAAATTGTCGGATCGGTGAAAACGTGCGCATCACCAATCAAGCCGGTGTCGATCACCAGGGTGAAGACGAAGCTTTGCAAATCCGTGACGGGATCTCGATTGTGATCAAGGAAGGTCAGATCGAAT
- a CDS encoding ferredoxin--NADP reductase: MSETIDSVPLTAEQIGGLREKHYNATIIERIDSHAELSRFRIRPDKAFPDFVPGQYVTLGLGNWEPRVAGAQAENLAVGKQSKVVQRAYSISCPMLDDAGNLAAVNSIDYLEFYVTLVRQSDSPDKAAPALTPRLFCQNAGDRLLIGKRIVGHYTLGPSVKPDETVLLLGTGTGEAPHNAMVTELLANNHRGRILNVTCVRNRKDLAYTTQHDQLMQAFPQYRYLAVTTRDPENLDSNHPHYVGKQYIQELFVSGRLAELADDPLDPKRTHVFLCGNPAMIGYVPPGTEPPVNPGMLPLLKHAGFQDAHDYHGPGSIRFEKYW, translated from the coding sequence TTGAGTGAGACGATTGACTCGGTACCCCTGACCGCCGAGCAAATCGGAGGTTTGCGGGAAAAACATTACAACGCGACGATCATTGAACGCATCGACTCCCATGCGGAATTGAGCCGATTCCGAATTCGCCCCGACAAGGCCTTCCCCGACTTTGTGCCCGGCCAATACGTCACCCTAGGGCTGGGCAATTGGGAGCCGCGGGTCGCAGGTGCCCAGGCGGAAAATCTGGCCGTGGGCAAGCAATCCAAGGTGGTTCAACGCGCTTACTCCATCTCTTGTCCGATGTTGGATGACGCCGGAAACCTAGCCGCGGTGAATTCCATTGACTATCTGGAGTTCTACGTCACGCTGGTCCGCCAATCCGATTCACCTGACAAGGCGGCGCCCGCATTGACCCCACGGTTGTTTTGCCAAAACGCGGGGGACCGATTGTTGATCGGAAAACGGATTGTCGGGCACTACACGCTTGGCCCCTCGGTCAAGCCCGACGAGACGGTGTTGTTGTTGGGCACGGGAACGGGCGAAGCCCCCCACAACGCGATGGTCACGGAACTGTTGGCGAACAATCATCGTGGACGCATTCTCAACGTCACCTGCGTGCGCAATCGCAAGGATCTCGCCTATACCACGCAGCACGACCAATTGATGCAGGCATTTCCGCAGTATCGCTACTTGGCTGTCACGACTCGGGATCCCGAGAACCTTGATTCGAATCATCCCCACTACGTTGGCAAACAATACATCCAAGAATTGTTCGTTTCGGGACGACTAGCCGAGTTGGCCGACGATCCGCTTGATCCCAAGCGGACCCATGTCTTTCTGTGTGGTAACCCGGCCATGATTGGTTATGTGCCGCCCGGGACGGAGCCTCCGGTTAATCCGGGAATGTTGCCCTTGTTAAAGCATGCCGGTTTTCAAGACGCGCACGATTATCACGGACCTGGATCCATTCGTTTCGAGAAGTATTGGTAA